From one Chiloscyllium plagiosum isolate BGI_BamShark_2017 chromosome 24, ASM401019v2, whole genome shotgun sequence genomic stretch:
- the LOC122561908 gene encoding gastrula zinc finger protein XlCGF7.1-like, with the protein MESRSTVHSEEKTYTCSVCGRRFIRSSGLSRHKVSHSEAKLWKCQDCGKGFSYPSELEAHRRSHTGERPFICSKCGKGFIQSSHLLTHQRVHTDERPFKCSDCGKHYKSFKELMSHQGIHTDKKSFRCSHCGTGFRRSSQLTVHQRIHTGERPFTCSECGKRFIQVSNLQSHQRVHTGERPFICSVCGKGFINSSNLLIHQHVHTGERPFTCSTCGKGFIRSSHLLRHQRVHK; encoded by the coding sequence ATGGAAAGCAGGAGCACTGTTCACAGTGAGGAGAAAACATACACATGTTCTGTGTGTGGTCGAAGATTCATCCGATCATCTGGCCTGTCAAGACACAAAGTCTCTCACAGTGAGGCAAAACTATGGAAATGTCaggactgtgggaagggattcagttaCCCATCTGAGCTGGAAGCTCATCgacgcagtcacactggggagagaccatttatCTGCTCTaaatgtgggaagggattcattcAGTCATCTCACCTGCTTACACATCAACGGgttcacactgatgagagaccttttaaatgctCTGACTGTGGGAAACATTATAAAAGTTTCAAGGAATTGATGTCCCATCAAGGCATTCATACTGACAAGAAATCATTCAGGTGTTCTCACTGTGGAACTGGGTTCAGACGATCATCTCAACTCACTGTACACCAGCgcattcacactggagagaggccattcacctgctctgagtgtgggaaacGATTCATTCAGGTATCCAACCTGCAGAgtcaccagcgagttcacactggggagagaccgttcatcTGCTCAgtctgtgggaagggattcattaATTCATCTAATCTGTTGATACATCAGCacgttcacactggggagagaccattcacttgctccacctgtgggaagggattcattcGATCATCGCACCTGTTgaggcaccagcgagttcacaaaTAA